One genomic region from Cyclopterus lumpus isolate fCycLum1 chromosome 20, fCycLum1.pri, whole genome shotgun sequence encodes:
- the LOC117749610 gene encoding neutral cholesterol ester hydrolase 1-like, giving the protein MRLLLAGAVLLSAAAYYVYLPLPSGVSEPWKLMLLDALIRSFMQASDVAHALGVCHRVHLLNQVVSWVEEVEARSCSAVHVSDSSLGGVPARVFLPTAGRRLKRGVVYFHGGGWALGSARMRSYDSLCRKMAEDLDSVIISVDYRLAPEAVFPDQYHDALAASRAFLSAPVLQRYGIDPERVCVSGDSAGGNLAAAVAQELSSDDTLPVKFKVQALIYPVLQALDFYTPSYQQNRAVPILYRPVMARFWLQYLGADASLEPLLLANNHSSLDQPAIGADARSKLDWTALLPAERKKHFRPVARETGSPQVMVAVPELMDVRAAPLLAELGALGATPKAYVMTCEFDVLRDDGLMYIRRLRDAGVAVTSDHYEDGFHGCMAFAFAPVLSSVGRRSADNYIRWLDQNL; this is encoded by the exons ATGAGGCTCCTTCTGGCCGGAGCCGTGCTGCTGTCAGCGGCCGCCTACTACGTCTACCTGCCGCTACCGAGCGGCGTGAGCGAGCCCTGGAAGCTGATGCTGCTGGACGCGCTGATCCGGAGCTTCATGCAGGCG AGCGACGTGGCTCACGCGCTGGGCGTGTGCCACCGGGTCCACCTGCTGAACCAGGTGGTGTcctgggtggaggaggtggaggctcGCTCCTGCTCCGCCGTGCACGTGAGCGACTCCTCGCTGGGCGGCGTGCCCGCCCGGGTCTTCCTGCCGACGGCGGGGAGGCGGCTGAAGAGGGGAGTCGTTTATTTCCACGGTGGAGGCTGGGCGCTCGGCAGCGCAC GGATGCGGTCATACGACAGTCTCTGTCGGAAGATGGCGGAGGACCTGGACTCTGTCATCATATCGGTCGA CTACCGTCTCGCTCCAGAGGCGGTGTTCCCGGATCAGTACCACGACGCGTTGGCGGCGTCGCGGGCCTTCCTGTCGGCTCCGGTTCTGCAGCGCTACGGCATCGACCCGGAGAGGGTGTGCGTGTCCGGGGACAGCGCCGGGGGAAACCTGGCCGCCGCTGTGGCCCAAGAG CTGAGCTCAGACGACACTCTGCCGGTGAAGTTCAAGGTCCAGGCGTTGATCTATCCGGTGCTGCAGGCGCTGGACTTCTACACCCCGTCCTACCAGCAGAACCGGGCGGTGCCCATCCTCTACAGGCCTGTCATGGCCCGCTTCTGGCTGCAGTACCTGGGCGCCGACGCCTCCCTGGAGCCCCTCCTGCTCGCTAACAACCACAGCTCCCTGGACCAGCCGGCCATCGGTGCCGACGCTCGCTCCAAGCTGGACTGGACCGCTCTGCTCCCGGCGGAGCGCAAGAAGCACTTCCGGCCCGTGGCGAGAGAAACGGGGTCGCCGCAGGTGATGGTCGCCGTGCCGGAGCTGATGGACGTCCGGGCGGCGCCGCTGCTGGCGGAGCTGGGCGCCCTGGGCGCGACGCCCAAAGCGTACGTGATGACGTGCGAGTTCGACGTGCTGAGGGACGACGGGTTGATGTACATCAGGCGGCTGCGGGACGCCGGCGTCGCGGTGACCAGCGACCACTACGAGGACGGGTTTCACGGCTGCATGGCGTTCGCCTTCGCGCCGGTTCTGTCCAGCGTCGGACGGAGGAGCGCCGACAACTACATCCGCTGGCTGGACCAGAATCTGTag